Proteins from a single region of Paenibacillus sp. BIHB 4019:
- a CDS encoding histidine kinase codes for MKIRHPFFYRTLRFKLLFGFLLLVIPIVSFMIYNNLYAINVVRNQVAQSNKNLISLYMGQIDRNLEDVEKYLFNIAAMETGLLVLEQPREQNPDSYTFEKIQLSNQMRKELPNYKSMDIFFIYSPVNDDMMSVFSIVPDYATRAAMEQDILDHIKLAKKPLEKDWFVQHMADGDYLAYVIQYGDIYIGAMGNVDQLMVPLHLIDLGENGRAFLTDDRMKPIIDTPLDGGISIEPSGSGNEGYQLTGSDDQFIAVGERSSRGRFGLVALIPDSVVLQKLPFLRSIVSLISFGALIILPIILLLLRKLVLVPVNRIIMAMRRIEDGNLDVRITKPSSTFEFEVMNESFNRMITQIQELKVNVLEEQLNNKKAQLKHLQLQINPHFFLNSLNIVYNLAQVKDFHLIQEMTHCLVQYFRFMFRSNLSFVSLSDELAHTMNYLRIQEMRFPGDLTFAFHTDDSLGRVPIPPLVIQSFVENTIKHAVNTDTQVHIAVTAKAHNEDTLYVRIEDTGEGFPPQVLALLQRDMELSNEEGDHIGIQNVKQRLGLLYQDAARMALSGSSGQGAVVELWLPMQPEETGGRRG; via the coding sequence ATGAAAATCAGACATCCGTTTTTTTATCGCACGCTCCGCTTTAAGCTTTTGTTCGGCTTCCTGCTGCTTGTCATTCCGATTGTATCCTTCATGATCTACAACAATCTGTATGCGATTAATGTCGTACGGAATCAGGTCGCCCAGTCCAATAAAAATCTGATCAGCCTCTATATGGGTCAAATTGACCGCAACTTGGAGGATGTGGAGAAATATTTGTTTAATATAGCGGCGATGGAGACGGGCCTGCTCGTACTGGAGCAGCCGCGCGAGCAAAATCCCGACAGCTATACGTTCGAGAAAATCCAGCTCAGCAACCAAATGAGAAAGGAACTGCCCAATTATAAGTCGATGGACATCTTTTTCATTTACTCGCCGGTGAACGATGATATGATGAGCGTGTTCAGCATAGTCCCGGATTATGCTACCCGAGCCGCGATGGAGCAGGACATTTTAGATCATATCAAGCTTGCGAAGAAGCCGCTTGAGAAGGACTGGTTCGTCCAGCATATGGCTGACGGTGATTATTTAGCCTATGTCATTCAATACGGCGACATTTATATAGGCGCGATGGGCAATGTCGATCAGTTGATGGTACCGCTGCATTTAATTGATTTGGGTGAAAATGGCCGGGCCTTTCTGACGGATGACCGTATGAAGCCCATTATCGATACGCCGCTGGATGGCGGCATTTCGATTGAACCAAGCGGCAGCGGGAATGAAGGCTACCAGCTTACGGGAAGCGATGACCAATTTATCGCAGTCGGCGAGCGCTCCTCGCGAGGCCGCTTCGGGCTTGTCGCCCTTATTCCCGACAGCGTTGTGCTGCAGAAGCTTCCCTTTCTGCGCAGCATCGTCTCGCTCATCTCCTTTGGAGCGCTGATCATTTTGCCGATTATTTTGCTGCTGCTGCGCAAGCTGGTGCTTGTTCCAGTCAATCGCATTATTATGGCGATGCGCCGCATCGAGGATGGCAATCTCGATGTGCGGATTACGAAACCGTCCTCCACGTTCGAATTTGAGGTGATGAACGAATCGTTCAACCGCATGATTACGCAAATTCAGGAGCTCAAGGTCAATGTGCTGGAGGAGCAGCTGAATAACAAAAAAGCACAGCTTAAGCATTTGCAGCTGCAAATCAATCCCCATTTTTTTCTTAACTCGCTTAACATTGTTTATAATTTGGCCCAGGTGAAGGATTTTCATCTTATTCAGGAAATGACGCATTGCCTGGTCCAATATTTCCGGTTTATGTTCCGCAGCAATCTGTCGTTCGTGTCTCTGTCTGATGAGCTTGCCCATACGATGAATTATTTACGCATTCAGGAAATGCGCTTTCCGGGCGATTTGACCTTCGCTTTCCATACAGATGACAGTCTTGGCAGGGTGCCTATCCCGCCGCTAGTCATTCAATCGTTTGTGGAAAATACAATTAAGCATGCGGTAAATACGGATACGCAGGTTCACATTGCCGTTACTGCCAAAGCGCACAATGAAGATACGCTTTATGTCCGCATCGAGGACACGGGGGAAGGCTTCCCGCCGCAGGTGCTGGCACTTCTCCAGCGAGATATGGAGCTGAGCAATGAAGAAGGCGATCATATCGGCATTCAAAATGTGAAGCAGCGGCTCGGGCTGCTGTATCAAGACGCAGCACGCATGGCGCTTAGCGGCAGCTCTGGTCAAGGGGCGGTCGTAGAGCTGTGGCTGCCGATGCAACCAGAAGAGACAGGGGGACGACGAGGATGA
- a CDS encoding ABC transporter permease subunit produces MIIPGVIYLFINNYLPMLGLIIAFKDVNFAKGILASDWIGLKNFEYLFKTEDAWIITRNTLLYNISFIILNLIIAVGIAILLNEVKKKVAARFYQSIVLIPYLISMVIVGYLVLAMLSGETGFINKQILPLFGIDPISWYSEPKYWPIILVIVNVWKNVGYLCIIYLAAIIGIDPEYYEAATIDGAGKWRQITQITIPLIAPVITIMTLLQIGRIFYSDFGLFYQVPLNTGELLSTTNVVDTYVYRALINLGDIGMSSAAGLYQSVVGFVLVLLSNYIVSKRNRDNALF; encoded by the coding sequence ATGATTATTCCCGGAGTCATCTATTTGTTCATTAACAACTACTTGCCGATGCTGGGGCTCATTATTGCGTTCAAGGATGTCAACTTTGCCAAAGGCATTTTGGCCAGCGATTGGATCGGCCTTAAAAACTTTGAATACTTGTTCAAAACCGAAGATGCCTGGATTATTACCCGCAATACGCTGCTCTACAACATATCTTTTATTATACTAAACCTGATTATAGCGGTGGGCATTGCCATCTTGCTTAATGAAGTGAAGAAAAAAGTGGCCGCCCGTTTTTATCAAAGCATCGTGCTCATTCCTTATTTGATCTCAATGGTTATTGTCGGTTATTTGGTACTCGCCATGCTGAGCGGTGAAACCGGATTCATCAATAAACAGATCCTTCCGCTCTTCGGAATTGATCCAATCTCATGGTATAGCGAGCCTAAATATTGGCCGATCATTCTAGTCATCGTCAACGTTTGGAAAAATGTCGGCTACCTCTGCATCATCTATCTTGCAGCGATCATCGGCATTGATCCGGAATATTATGAAGCCGCTACCATCGACGGAGCAGGCAAATGGCGCCAAATTACGCAAATTACGATTCCGCTTATTGCACCCGTAATTACGATCATGACGCTGCTGCAAATTGGACGTATTTTCTACTCGGATTTTGGTTTATTCTATCAAGTACCACTGAACACTGGCGAGCTGCTTTCCACAACGAATGTTGTTGATACGTATGTGTACCGTGCGCTCATTAATCTTGGCGATATCGGGATGTCCTCAGCTGCAGGCTTGTACCAATCCGTTGTTGGCTTTGTGCTCGTGCTGCTGTCCAACTATATTGTAAGTAAACGAAACCGCGACAATGCGCTGTTCTAG
- a CDS encoding sugar phosphate isomerase/epimerase — MSIQAGINIYSVYEQLAQDYYGTLRKLAEAGYTHLEMLGFNMVKMSRFSDEFPAKEVAAELAASGLKAIAAHEGPMPGEELLAHRWDELMDYYEQLGCTSLVLPSVWMDDRDSTLRLAEQLEQLGGKLAQRGFQLYLHNHAHEFKADGDTTLFDILAAHTDPLHLKFELDLVWVMRAGVDPIAVMERVGDRCDMIHQKDFSKQLSGPLNLFESIQANGDEGLGLMDVYRKYIVPSDFVDLGTGAFDFAHVYGRIKELGHVKYALVENEGKSADKLASVRNDLEYLRTFI, encoded by the coding sequence ATGAGCATTCAAGCAGGCATCAACATTTATTCCGTCTATGAGCAGCTTGCTCAAGATTATTACGGCACTTTGCGCAAGCTTGCGGAAGCAGGCTATACCCATCTGGAAATGCTAGGCTTCAATATGGTGAAAATGTCGCGGTTCAGCGATGAGTTTCCGGCCAAGGAGGTTGCCGCCGAGCTGGCGGCCTCCGGCCTAAAGGCCATCGCAGCCCATGAGGGGCCGATGCCCGGCGAGGAACTGCTCGCCCATCGTTGGGATGAGCTAATGGATTATTATGAACAGCTTGGCTGTACGTCGCTGGTGCTGCCATCCGTATGGATGGACGACCGTGACAGCACGCTGCGTCTCGCCGAGCAGCTGGAGCAGCTTGGCGGCAAGCTTGCACAGCGCGGCTTCCAGCTTTACCTCCATAATCACGCCCATGAATTTAAGGCGGATGGCGACACGACGCTGTTTGATATACTAGCCGCACATACCGATCCGTTGCATTTGAAATTTGAGCTTGATCTCGTGTGGGTGATGCGGGCCGGGGTTGATCCAATTGCAGTAATGGAGCGAGTCGGCGACCGCTGCGATATGATTCATCAGAAGGATTTCAGCAAGCAGCTGTCCGGCCCGCTTAATTTATTCGAATCCATTCAAGCGAACGGCGACGAAGGGCTTGGGCTGATGGATGTTTACCGCAAATATATCGTGCCCTCGGACTTTGTCGATCTCGGTACAGGAGCTTTCGATTTTGCCCATGTGTATGGGAGGATCAAGGAGCTTGGCCATGTGAAATATGCATTGGTTGAAAATGAAGGGAAATCCGCGGATAAGCTTGCCAGCGTCCGCAACGATCTGGAGTATTTGCGCACATTCATTTAA
- a CDS encoding aminoglycoside phosphotransferase family protein, which yields MTEEEVLRGGNVNHIIRKENTVLRPTGYWSHSVHELLKHLEKQGFEGAPRFLGIDDSDREILTFVPGESPGNDYPELESYMWSDETLVGLASLLRRFHDATVGSNLITKSKWQLSYIDDREHEVICHNDAALYNVVFQEGIPVSLIDFDMAGPGPRMWDIAYALYTSVPLASFAPDHSSGTTVEYQSNVHSAERRRRIQLFFDSYGTPVPNELCKWIIQRLTTMYDTLRKGAAEGNLAFKKMVDEGHLAHYESEIQFVTDHFNDWILN from the coding sequence GTGACTGAGGAAGAAGTATTAAGAGGCGGGAATGTTAATCACATTATTCGAAAGGAAAATACTGTTCTCCGACCCACTGGTTATTGGAGTCATAGTGTTCATGAACTGCTCAAACATTTAGAGAAGCAAGGGTTTGAGGGAGCGCCAAGATTTCTCGGAATCGACGATTCTGATCGTGAAATATTAACATTCGTTCCAGGTGAATCTCCAGGTAACGATTACCCTGAACTTGAATCTTACATGTGGTCGGATGAAACGCTTGTGGGTCTAGCAAGTCTTTTACGGCGTTTCCATGATGCGACTGTAGGATCTAATCTTATAACAAAGAGCAAATGGCAGCTTAGTTATATTGACGATCGTGAGCACGAAGTGATCTGTCATAATGACGCAGCGTTGTACAATGTGGTTTTTCAAGAGGGGATTCCTGTGTCGCTGATTGATTTTGACATGGCTGGCCCCGGTCCGCGCATGTGGGACATTGCGTATGCTCTTTACACATCAGTTCCGCTTGCGAGCTTCGCACCAGACCATTCTTCGGGAACAACGGTAGAGTATCAATCGAATGTACACTCAGCTGAGCGCCGTCGGCGGATACAGTTGTTTTTTGATTCGTATGGAACTCCCGTCCCTAACGAGCTTTGTAAGTGGATTATTCAACGATTGACTACCATGTATGATACGTTGAGAAAGGGTGCTGCCGAAGGAAATCTTGCCTTTAAGAAAATGGTTGATGAGGGTCACTTGGCCCACTATGAGAGCGAGATTCAATTTGTAACCGATCATTTCAATGATTGGATATTGAATTAA
- a CDS encoding helix-turn-helix domain-containing protein — translation MRQLLIVDDERHAVRGIKAGVEWEELGISVVHEAYNIRTAKEIMSDSKIDVLICDIEMPQGNGFELLDWVKIHYPQTEAMFLTCHADFSYAQKAIQLGSCDYMLKPVRYPELASTVKRALDKLAKADHDREKLQFADMYEHYYRLWESYQPMFMERFWQDLLSRSIPSTKDGIREALAKHNIAYEELPLYKPVLISVQRWHKELTLREEKIMEYALRNSFEEMILAKSGLGRIIQVRSGALLALLPIRQEGEGEQLHEQIDSYIEACNRYFFCDLCCYMGSSVPVEEICEMYEQLVEMESRNVTRTNERLSPVNCGISTDVAPLPVMSGWAEMLKLGCGKEMLEEIAQYLDGVKQSGQADAKWLRSFYEDFLQMVHQVLHAKGLRAHQVFSAMVLMKRVDAVTRSITDLSEWVAVLIHEVSGNLNSVDETQTVVDKAKHYIAKHMSDDLSREDIASHVCLHPDYLARLFKKDTGLTISEYLLQERVALAKQMLAKTELAITSIAYELGYGNYSHFSKMFKKATSVGPQEYRKLQQSGQAKGS, via the coding sequence ATGAGACAGCTGTTAATAGTCGATGATGAGCGGCATGCGGTACGGGGCATTAAGGCAGGCGTCGAATGGGAGGAGCTTGGCATATCGGTCGTGCATGAAGCTTACAATATCCGAACGGCTAAGGAAATTATGAGCGACAGCAAAATCGATGTGCTTATTTGCGATATTGAAATGCCGCAGGGCAACGGCTTCGAGCTGCTCGATTGGGTGAAAATCCATTACCCGCAGACGGAGGCGATGTTTCTTACTTGCCATGCGGATTTCTCCTATGCGCAAAAAGCGATTCAGCTAGGCAGCTGCGATTATATGCTCAAGCCCGTCCGTTACCCCGAGCTGGCCAGCACGGTCAAGCGCGCGCTGGACAAGCTGGCGAAAGCCGATCATGATCGCGAGAAGCTGCAATTCGCAGACATGTACGAGCATTATTACCGGCTGTGGGAATCGTACCAGCCGATGTTTATGGAGCGCTTCTGGCAGGATCTGCTTAGCCGCTCGATTCCTTCGACGAAGGATGGAATTCGCGAGGCGCTGGCGAAGCATAACATTGCTTATGAGGAACTGCCGCTCTATAAGCCGGTGCTCATTAGCGTTCAGCGCTGGCATAAGGAGCTGACGCTGCGCGAGGAGAAGATTATGGAATATGCGCTGCGCAATTCATTTGAGGAAATGATACTCGCGAAATCCGGGCTGGGACGAATTATTCAGGTGCGCAGCGGGGCACTGCTCGCGCTGCTGCCTATTCGCCAGGAGGGGGAAGGCGAGCAGCTGCATGAGCAGATCGATTCCTATATCGAGGCGTGCAACCGTTATTTTTTCTGCGACTTATGCTGCTATATGGGAAGCTCAGTACCTGTAGAGGAAATATGCGAGATGTACGAGCAGCTCGTTGAGATGGAGTCGCGCAATGTAACGCGCACGAACGAAAGGCTTAGTCCCGTCAATTGCGGCATCAGCACGGATGTTGCCCCGCTTCCTGTGATGAGCGGCTGGGCGGAAATGCTCAAGCTCGGCTGCGGGAAGGAAATGCTGGAGGAAATCGCTCAATACTTGGATGGCGTGAAACAGTCGGGGCAGGCGGATGCCAAGTGGCTGCGCAGCTTTTATGAGGATTTTCTGCAAATGGTGCATCAGGTGCTGCATGCGAAGGGACTGCGGGCGCATCAGGTATTTTCCGCAATGGTATTGATGAAGCGGGTAGATGCCGTAACCCGGTCTATTACTGACTTGTCGGAGTGGGTAGCTGTGCTCATTCATGAGGTCAGCGGCAATCTGAATAGCGTAGATGAGACGCAGACCGTCGTCGACAAGGCCAAGCATTACATCGCCAAGCATATGAGCGACGATTTATCGCGTGAGGATATTGCCAGCCATGTATGCCTGCATCCGGATTATTTGGCCCGCCTGTTCAAGAAGGACACAGGGCTGACAATTTCCGAATATTTGCTGCAGGAGCGGGTAGCGCTCGCGAAGCAAATGCTGGCGAAGACGGAGCTGGCGATTACAAGCATTGCCTATGAGCTGGGCTACGGCAACTATTCGCATTTTTCGAAAATGTTCAAAAAAGCGACTTCGGTCGGGCCGCAGGAATATCGCAAGCTCCAGCAAAGTGGGCAGGCAAAGGGAAGCTGA
- a CDS encoding carbohydrate ABC transporter permease, translated as MVNTKEKIFQAAIHIFFIAVVLMCLMPFVLLLTTSFTSEASIVKDGYSLFPSEWSLDAYKFLWNDAENITRSYGITIFVTLIGTFIGLSISALLSYPMSRSDMPMKKQLAFYVFFTMLFNGGLVPTYLIYTQVFDMKNSLLALIIPGLLTNGFFVLIMRTFFQNSIPHAIIESASIDGAGEFKIFFKMILPLSLPILATIGLMQTIGYWNDWFNGLIYITDSKLFSLQNLLNRILLNAQFIQNNASTLNAGEVANAQIPLETVRMAMAVIGVVPLLCAYPFFQKYFVKGLVIGAVKG; from the coding sequence ATGGTAAATACGAAGGAAAAAATATTTCAAGCCGCGATTCATATTTTCTTTATCGCTGTAGTGCTCATGTGTCTAATGCCATTCGTGCTGCTGCTCACAACTTCCTTTACGAGCGAAGCGTCCATTGTCAAAGACGGTTATTCGTTATTCCCTAGCGAGTGGAGTCTGGATGCTTACAAGTTTTTATGGAATGATGCTGAAAATATTACGCGTTCATACGGGATTACGATTTTCGTCACGTTAATTGGAACGTTCATCGGGCTGTCGATATCCGCGCTGTTGTCCTACCCGATGTCGCGCAGCGATATGCCCATGAAAAAGCAGCTCGCCTTCTACGTCTTTTTCACGATGCTGTTCAATGGCGGACTCGTGCCGACTTATCTGATTTACACACAGGTATTCGATATGAAAAACTCTCTGCTGGCGCTAATTATTCCAGGCTTGCTGACGAACGGTTTCTTCGTCCTCATTATGCGGACGTTTTTCCAAAATTCGATCCCGCATGCGATTATTGAATCCGCTTCTATTGACGGTGCTGGAGAATTCAAAATTTTCTTCAAGATGATTTTGCCGCTGTCGCTGCCGATCCTCGCAACGATTGGCCTTATGCAGACGATTGGCTATTGGAATGACTGGTTTAACGGGCTCATTTATATTACCGACAGCAAGCTGTTCAGTTTGCAAAACCTGCTGAACCGGATTTTGCTCAACGCCCAGTTTATTCAGAACAACGCCTCAACGCTGAATGCGGGGGAAGTAGCCAATGCGCAAATTCCGCTGGAAACGGTAAGGATGGCCATGGCGGTTATCGGCGTAGTGCCGCTGCTGTGCGCATACCCTTTTTTCCAAAAATATTTCGTCAAAGGGCTTGTTATTGGTGCCGTTAAAGGTTAA
- a CDS encoding ABC transporter substrate-binding protein, protein MRKRTNGIVAMLLTVMLVLAACGGNSGGSTSNAGATNAAGGETGGASELKPYEMTVAFLSIGNTKDLAEVQAEVNKITQAKINATVKFLPIDIGAWQQQMNLMLAGNEPLDILVTGTGLNFGTQAAKGQLVEMDDLLAKYGQDIQKVVGGDVIKAGSSNGKIYAIPSVRDWAADYGLVMRQDIVDKYKIDVNAIKTLDDLTAVYQTIKDNEPGMAAVLPEGPSFSVIQSMVGSVIDPLGDENGVLVGFDGELKVVNWYETPEYASLVKKARDWYNAGFIPKDISTNQTTSEQLIKANKAFAFMAHMKPGYESKESLLTGTPLVAARISPAISTTSSIANIMFGIARNSEDPERAMMFLNLLYSDADLINLIDYGIKGKHYEVKEGNIIGFPAGVDSSSSTYNPTHGWMWGNQLLSHIWEGDSADLWTKLDEFNKSAVKSKALGFSFTADPVKTEVAAVQNVKEQFKIGLENGTLDPDKYLPEYIAKLKSAGMDKIVAEKQKQLDEWAAANK, encoded by the coding sequence ATGAGAAAACGGACAAATGGAATAGTGGCGATGCTGCTGACGGTTATGCTGGTGCTTGCAGCATGTGGCGGCAACAGCGGCGGTTCAACATCGAATGCCGGAGCAACGAATGCTGCAGGTGGAGAAACAGGCGGAGCGTCTGAACTCAAGCCTTATGAAATGACGGTGGCTTTCTTAAGCATCGGCAATACGAAGGATTTGGCTGAGGTTCAAGCCGAAGTCAATAAAATTACCCAAGCCAAAATCAATGCAACCGTTAAATTCCTTCCTATTGATATCGGGGCATGGCAGCAGCAGATGAACCTGATGCTGGCGGGCAATGAGCCGCTGGATATTCTCGTAACGGGCACAGGACTTAACTTTGGCACGCAGGCTGCTAAGGGCCAGCTCGTAGAGATGGATGACCTCCTGGCAAAATACGGACAAGATATTCAAAAGGTTGTTGGCGGAGATGTCATCAAAGCCGGCTCCTCGAATGGCAAAATTTACGCGATTCCAAGCGTGCGCGACTGGGCAGCAGATTATGGCCTCGTTATGCGCCAAGACATCGTAGACAAATACAAAATTGATGTCAATGCGATTAAGACGCTGGATGATTTGACGGCTGTTTACCAAACGATTAAAGACAATGAACCGGGCATGGCAGCTGTATTGCCGGAAGGCCCAAGCTTCTCGGTTATCCAATCGATGGTGGGCAGCGTCATTGACCCGCTTGGCGACGAGAATGGTGTACTGGTCGGCTTTGATGGCGAGCTGAAAGTCGTAAACTGGTACGAAACCCCTGAATATGCGAGCTTGGTGAAAAAAGCAAGAGATTGGTACAACGCGGGCTTTATTCCTAAAGATATTTCAACGAATCAAACGACTTCCGAGCAATTGATCAAGGCTAACAAGGCGTTTGCTTTCATGGCGCATATGAAGCCTGGCTACGAGAGCAAGGAGTCGCTGCTTACAGGTACACCGCTCGTTGCAGCACGTATTTCCCCAGCGATTTCGACGACTTCCTCGATCGCTAACATTATGTTCGGCATTGCAAGAAACTCCGAGGACCCTGAGCGCGCCATGATGTTCCTGAACCTGCTTTACTCGGATGCTGACCTCATTAACCTGATCGACTACGGCATTAAAGGCAAGCACTATGAAGTGAAAGAGGGCAATATTATCGGCTTCCCGGCTGGCGTAGATTCCTCCAGCTCGACTTACAACCCGACGCATGGCTGGATGTGGGGCAATCAGTTGCTTTCCCATATTTGGGAAGGGGACAGCGCAGATTTGTGGACGAAGCTAGATGAGTTCAATAAATCGGCGGTTAAATCGAAAGCGCTGGGCTTCAGCTTTACAGCAGATCCTGTCAAAACAGAAGTGGCAGCTGTTCAGAACGTGAAGGAGCAATTCAAGATTGGTTTGGAAAACGGTACGCTTGACCCGGATAAATATTTGCCAGAATACATCGCGAAGCTAAAATCAGCAGGCATGGATAAAATCGTGGCCGAAAAACAAAAGCAGCTGGATGAGTGGGCGGCAGCCAATAAATAA
- a CDS encoding ABC transporter transmembrane domain-containing protein yields MIKIMRRFAEYKLLSSVFLFTLLIEVAYTVASPLSLKYLVDEAFTPRDFQAFIIIMLILLGGGILNVIAGAVSDYSLGKLAGEVVRKLRTELFAHIQLQSLPFYERYRVGDLVTRFSADMGSIERVIRGSSPMLLKELLAVALGLIMLFTLEWKLTLAMLGGSVLMFVLPQLVQKRSERANREYKEAQERFSNMIDEMAKGHKTIRGLHQQSRFRIRGDNKITALFKTGMNLHISNSLMERLPLTALLLLNGIMMGFGGYLIFHDAMTVGGFIAFFTLFMSVGQSGSNLAFLVPQLIESNISFQRIDEMMACKPDLPAAGHPALLPDTSLSLRMEQVTFGYNAGIPQLKDVSLQIEAGSYVAFVGPSGSGKSTALQLLSRFYDPQQGKIFIQDVPLQDISEASLRQHAALVSQDTFLFHMTVRENLLLGDDIAEADMIAAAKQAGIHDTIAGWPDGYDTWIRHEGGSLSGGERQRIAIARALLRRPQLLLLDEVTSALDPAAEADINHLIEQLKGTQTIVAVTHRLSSVVNADRIFVFQGGQVAESGSHQQLIREQGLYSSLWEKQHGFHVSGDGRYASVRGERLAKLPFFAGMGPELLEGAAELFTSETCREGEAVVREGEEGDKFYIIVRGIFEIWKMFEGQEDKKVAVLQDGDHFGEIALLRNIPRTATVKAAGSGVLLSMRREAFHRLTKEHPQLLHMLEQTLQQRI; encoded by the coding sequence ATGATCAAAATAATGCGCCGATTTGCCGAATACAAGCTGCTGAGCAGCGTATTCTTATTCACACTATTAATAGAAGTAGCCTATACAGTGGCTTCGCCGCTTAGCTTGAAATATTTGGTGGATGAAGCTTTTACACCGCGAGACTTTCAGGCGTTTATTATCATTATGCTTATTTTGCTAGGCGGGGGCATCTTGAATGTCATTGCCGGTGCAGTGTCGGACTATTCATTAGGCAAGCTGGCTGGAGAGGTCGTTCGCAAGCTGCGAACGGAGCTGTTTGCTCATATCCAGCTCCAGTCCTTGCCTTTCTACGAGCGTTATCGGGTTGGTGATTTAGTGACCCGCTTCTCGGCTGATATGGGCTCCATTGAACGGGTGATTCGCGGCTCCAGCCCGATGCTGCTCAAAGAATTGCTTGCTGTAGCGCTTGGGCTTATTATGCTGTTTACACTGGAATGGAAGCTGACGCTTGCCATGCTCGGGGGCTCGGTTCTCATGTTTGTGCTGCCGCAGCTTGTGCAGAAGCGCTCGGAGCGGGCGAATCGGGAGTACAAGGAGGCGCAGGAGCGCTTCTCCAATATGATCGATGAGATGGCCAAGGGGCACAAAACGATTCGGGGCCTGCATCAGCAAAGCCGGTTTCGCATAAGGGGCGACAACAAAATTACGGCTTTGTTTAAGACAGGCATGAATCTTCATATTAGTAACTCTTTAATGGAACGGCTGCCTTTAACGGCTTTGCTGCTACTCAATGGAATTATGATGGGCTTCGGCGGTTATTTAATTTTTCATGATGCGATGACTGTTGGCGGCTTTATCGCCTTCTTCACCTTGTTTATGAGCGTGGGGCAGTCGGGCTCGAATCTGGCCTTTCTCGTTCCCCAATTAATCGAATCAAACATCAGCTTCCAGCGTATCGATGAAATGATGGCCTGCAAGCCAGATTTGCCAGCAGCCGGGCACCCTGCATTACTGCCGGACACGAGCTTATCCCTGCGCATGGAACAGGTCACCTTTGGCTACAACGCGGGCATTCCGCAGCTGAAAGATGTCAGCCTCCAGATCGAAGCTGGCAGCTATGTTGCTTTCGTTGGCCCAAGCGGATCGGGCAAAAGCACAGCGCTCCAGCTGTTATCCCGCTTTTATGATCCCCAGCAGGGAAAAATATTTATCCAAGATGTCCCCCTTCAGGACATTAGCGAAGCCTCGCTTAGACAGCACGCTGCGCTTGTTTCGCAGGACACATTTTTGTTCCATATGACGGTGAGGGAAAACCTGCTGCTTGGCGACGATATCGCGGAAGCGGACATGATTGCAGCTGCGAAGCAGGCGGGCATCCACGACACCATAGCAGGCTGGCCGGATGGCTACGACACCTGGATTCGCCATGAAGGCGGCTCCTTATCAGGCGGGGAGCGGCAGCGTATTGCCATTGCACGCGCTCTGCTTCGCAGGCCGCAGCTGCTGCTGCTTGATGAAGTAACATCGGCGCTGGACCCGGCAGCTGAGGCGGATATTAACCACCTTATTGAACAATTAAAGGGTACTCAGACAATCGTAGCAGTCACCCACCGTCTCTCTTCTGTCGTAAATGCGGATCGAATTTTTGTATTTCAGGGCGGTCAAGTGGCAGAGAGCGGTTCCCATCAGCAGCTGATTAGGGAGCAAGGGCTTTACAGCAGCCTATGGGAGAAGCAGCATGGCTTCCATGTATCGGGAGATGGACGTTATGCGTCGGTGAGAGGAGAGCGGCTTGCGAAGCTGCCGTTTTTTGCCGGAATGGGTCCCGAGCTGCTGGAAGGCGCAGCTGAATTATTCACCTCCGAAACGTGCAGGGAAGGCGAAGCGGTTGTACGGGAAGGCGAGGAGGGCGATAAGTTTTATATTATCGTTCGCGGCATTTTTGAAATATGGAAGATGTTTGAGGGTCAAGAGGATAAGAAGGTAGCGGTATTGCAGGACGGCGACCATTTCGGAGAAATTGCCCTGCTGCGGAACATTCCGCGCACTGCCACGGTAAAGGCAGCCGGTTCCGGCGTCCTGCTGTCGATGCGGCGCGAAGCGTTCCATCGGCTGACGAAGGAGCATCCGCAGCTGCTGCATATGCTGGAGCAAACGCTTCAGCAAAGAATATAG